From Chaetodon auriga isolate fChaAug3 chromosome 10, fChaAug3.hap1, whole genome shotgun sequence, a single genomic window includes:
- the tmem115 gene encoding transmembrane protein 115, with amino-acid sequence MNRYLPVARQHFLAALASTSVVVKSISAVVVLLYLLSWAVDTPYALGVTPGYLFPPNFWVWTLVTHGVVEQHVWGVAANVGTVMACGRLLEPLWGALELLIFFAVVNVSAGLLAGLSYLLTYVATFDLDFLFAVRIHGAAGFLGGVLVALKQTMGDTTVLRVPQVRLKAAPALVLLLLALLRLSGLLDSSAPLAAYSYGALSGWVYLRFYQRHSRGRGDMSDHFAFASFFPEALQPAVGLLAGLVHSALVKMKVCRKMVKRYDVGAPSSITISLPGTDPQDAERRRQLALKALNERLKRVEDQSAWPSMDDEEDDDDDEVRTDTQPLLPGARDPSSSSSSTPRPAGGPVGASLSSTSSSSLSQSSGAPSTGGAPHPESSIISFEDAPSRS; translated from the exons ATGAATCGTTACCTGCCGGTGGCACGACAGCACTTCTTGGCTGCTCTTGCCAGCACCAGTGTGGTGGTGAAAAGCATAAGTGCTGTGGTGGTTCTCCTCTATCTCTTGTCATGGGCCGTGGACACTCCATATGCGCTGGGGGTGACCCCGGGCTACCTCTTTCCACCCAACTTCTGGGTGTGGACCCTGGTGACCCATGGGGTGGTGGAGCAGCACGTGTGGGGTGTGGCAGCCAATGTGGGGACAGTTATGGCCTGCGGGCGCCTGCTGGAGCCTCTGTGGGGTGCTCTGGAGCTCCTGATCTTTTTTGCAGTGGTCAATGTGTCTGCAGGCCTCCTGGCAGGCCTCTCCTACCTCCTCACCTATGTTGCCACCTTTGACCTGGACTTCTTGTTTGCTGTGCGCATCCACGGAGCAGCGGGGTTCCTCGGAGGTGTCCTGGTGGCACTGAAGCAGACCATGGGAGACACTACAGTACTCCGAGTGCCACAG GTGAGACTCAAGGCAGCACCGGCTttggtcctcctcctcttggCCTTACTGCGCCTGTCTGGGCTACTCGACAGCTCTGCCCCGCTGGCTGCATACAGCTACGGCGCCCTGTCCGGCTGGGTCTACCTTCGCTTTTACCAGAGGCACAGCCGGGGCCGCGGGGACATGTCGGACCACTTTGCCTTTGCTAGTTTCTTCCCTGAAGCGCTGCAGCCGGCCGTGGGGCTGCTGGCGGGGCTGGTCCACTCCGCTCTGGTGAAGATGAAGGTGTGCAGAAAGATGGTGAAGAGATACGACGTGGGGGCGCCCTCCTCCATCACGATCAGCCTGCCAGGGACGGACCCACAAGacgcagagaggaggag ACAACTGGCCCTCAAGGCTCTGAACGAGCGTCTAAAGCGCGTGGAGGACCAGTCGGCCTGGCCCAGCATGGACGACGAGGAAGACGATGACGACGACGAGGTCAGAACCGACACGCAGCCGCTTCTCCCGGGTGCCCGCgacccttcctcctcctcctcctccacgccGAGACCAGCAGGGGGACCCGTCGGcgcttccctctcctccacctcctcatcctcattgtCACAGAGCAGCGGAGCGCCATCCACAGGCGGAGCGCCACACCCAGAGTCCAGCATCATCAGCTTTGAGGATGCGCCCTCTAGATCGTAA